Below is a genomic region from Pseudomonas extremaustralis.
CGTTGGCCGATAGCTTCGGTGGCCAGGGGTGTTGATCGTCCAGCTCGATGGCCACCAGCAGCGCGCCGGCGCTTTGCAGTTCGCTGACGCCGCCGCTGACGTGGTGTAACTGTTCCGGCGCCGCATCGTTGACCCCCAGGCGTTCGCTGCTCGGCATCAGGCGTTCGCGCAGTTGCGCGTAGCCGGGCAGGTTGAGGTCCAGGCGCAAGGCGGCACGCCCGCGTTTCCAGCGCCACAGGCACAAGAGGGCGAGTATCAACCGGGGCAGCAGGCCGTAGACCAGCAACACCCCCACCAGCCAGGCGGCCCAGGCTTGGCGGGCGCTGTCGATATTCAACGCGGAATCGCCGCTGGCGCGGATCATTTCGACGCTCGGCACGTTAAAGCCGAGCAAGGCGGGCAGGCTGCCCAAGGCTTGGGTCACGGCGACAAAAGTGTCGGCGCCGAGGATGGTGGTTTCCCACACAAAGCCGTAGCGCCGGGTGGCGAGCAGCGTCAGCAGGATCACCAGCGCGCTGAGCAACGCCAGCAACCACAGGCTGTTGACCAGCACACCGACGGCCCAGCGATTGAGTTTCTGGCGCTGCAACAACAGCAGCAACGCCGGCGCCAGCTGTGCGGCCTTGGCATCACGGGCGAATTTCTCGCTGAGCCACAACCACAAGCGCCCAAGGCTGGCACTGTGCTCGCCGGCAAACAGCAGGCCCAGGGCCCAACTCAACAACAGGATCAGGTTCAAACCGAGCAGGCTGCCCAGGGCCCAGAACACATTCACCGGGGCCAAGCCGTTGCCCAGCGCGGCAAAGGCCAATCCGGCGCCGCTGACGACCGCCACGATGGCCAGCAACACCAGCGCCAGGCGCGCGCCTTGCAGCCAGCGGGTGAGGGCGGCGCGCAGACCATCGCGCTCGGCCAGGTGCAGGGCGCGGTTCTGGATGCGCGTCGACAGGTCGCCGCCGGCCGTGCGGGCCAGGCGGTTGGCTTCCAGGTCGTCCAGGGGGCCGGCGTGTTCTTCACGCAGGCGCACGGTTTCCGTCAGCCAGAGTTTTTGCAGGGGGGTCAGTGCAGTCACGCGTTTTCCAATCGTGGCAGTGAGCCTGGAGCATAACCGCTGTACAGCCGATTGGGGAAAGCTGCGCGGGGCTCTGGTATTCTCGTCGCCATGAAAAAAACTCTCCCTCTCAGCCTGATCGCGGCCCTCGGTGAAAACCGCGTGATCGGCGTCGACAACAGCATGCCCTGGCATTTGCCGGGGGATTTCAAATATTTCAAGGCCACCACGCTGGGCAAGCCCATCATCATGGGGCGCAAGACCTGGGACTCCCTGGGGCGACCGCTGCCGGGGCGGCTGAACCTGGTGGTCAGTCGTCAGACCGATCTTGCGCTTGAAGGTGCGGAAGTTTTTCCGTCACTGGAAGCGGCGGTCGAGCGGGCCGACGCCTGGGCGCGGGAGCACGGCGCGGACGAGCTGATGCTGATCGGCGGCGCGCAGTTGTATGCCCAGGGGCTTGCACAGGCCGATCGCCTGTACCTGACCCGCGTGGCGCTGAGCCCGGAAGGGGATGCGTGGTTTCCAGCGTTCGATGAGAACCAGTGGAAGTTGGTTTCCAATCTTCCGAACCCCGCCGAAGGGGATAAACCGGCTTACAACTTTGAAGTCTGGGAAAAAGCCTAAACGCATCAGGTGCCGCCTGTCGTTTTTGGACTCAGTAGTTGGCGTCCAGGCGTATGGCAATGGCGGCATCAGAACGTAAGCGGTCGTGACCGGACGAAAACTGTCACAGGGATTTGTTAGCGTCGATGTCTTTCACTCAGGGAGACAACGCCTATGAAGCTCGCGCCGAAATTACTTGTATCCGCTGCATTCTGCCTTGGACTCGCCAGCCAGGCATTCGCCGACACCGAGTTGAAACACTGGCCGGCCCCGGCCGCCAAGCAACTGAACGAAATGATCGCCGCCAATGCCAACAAGGGTAACTTCGCGGTCTTCGACATGGACAACACCAGCTACCGCTACGACCTCGAAGAGTCCCTGCTGCCCTACATGGAAAACAAGGGCCTGATCACCCGCGACAGCCTCGACCCGTCGCTCAAGCTTATGCCGTTCAAAGACACCGCCGACCATAAGGAAAGCCTGTTCAGTTACTACTATCGCCTGTGCGAAGTGGACGACATGGTCTGCTACCCCTGGGTGGCCCAGGTGTTCTCCGGTTTCACCCTCAATGAACTCAAGACCCAGGTCGATGAGTTGATGGCCTCCGGCAAGCCCGTGCCTGTCAGCTATTTCGAAGGCGATGTGGTGAAGCAATCCGAGGTGCAACCGCCGAAGGTCTTCACCGGCCAGGCTGAGCTGTACAACAAGCTGATGGAAAACGGCATCGAGGTGTATGTGATGACCGCCGCATCGGAAGAACTGGTGCGCATGGTCGCGGCTGATCCGAAGTACGGCTACAACGTCAAACCCGAGAATGTCATCGGCGTGACCACCTTGCTCAAAGACCGCAAGACTGGCGAGCTGACCACCGCGCGCAAGCAGATCGCGGCCGGCAAATACGACCAGAAAGCCAACCTCGGCCTGGAACTCACCCCGTACCTGTGGACCCCGGCGACCTGGATGGCCGGCAAGCACGCGGCGATCCTCACCTACATCGACGAATGGAAAAAACCGGTGATCGTCGGCGGCGATACCCCGACCAGCGACGGCTACATGCTGTTCCACGATGTGGACGTGGCCAAGGGCGGCGTGCACCTGTGGGTCAACCGCAAGGACAAATACATGGCCCAGCTCAACGGCATGATGGCCAAGCACGCGGCGGCCCAGGCCAAGGAAGGCTTGCCGGTGACGGCGGACAAGAACTGGGTGATCGTCAAGCCTGACGAAATCCAGTAACTACGGGGGTTCGCCTCTCCCACATGTTGGCCTCCAGGGTTTGGAGGTTTTCTCCAGGCAAAAAAATGCCCCGCACCTGGCGGGGCATTTTTATCGGCTAGCCTTACAGGCCGTCGAGCATTGCCTTGTTACGCACAGCACCTTTGTCGGCACTGGTGGCCAGCAGGGCATAGGCTTTCAGCGCGGTAGTGACTTTGCGCGGACGCTTCTCCACCGGCTTCCAGCCTTTCTTGTCCTGTTCGACCCGACGCGCGGCCAGTTCTTCGTCGCTGATCAACAGGTTGATCGAACGGTTCGGAATGTCGATCAGCACTTTGTCGCCATCTTGCACCAGGCCAATCGCGCCGCCGGCAGCGGCTTCCGGCGATGCGTGGCCGATGGACAGGCCCGAAGTACCGCCGGAGAAACGCCCGTCGGTCAGCAGCGCGCAGGCTTTGCCCAGGCCCTTGGATTTCAGGTAGGACGTCGGGTAGAGCATCTCCTGCATGCCCGGGCCGCCTTTGGGGCCTTCGTAGCGGATGATCACGATGTCGCCTTCTTTGACTTCGTCGGCGAGGATGCCGCGCACGGCGCTGTCCTGGCTTTCGAAGATCTTGGCGTTGCCTTCGAACACATGGATCGACTCGTCCACGCCGGCGGTTTTCACCACGCAGCCGTCGAGGGCGATGTTGCCGTACAGCACGGCCAGGCCGCCTTCTTTGGAATAGGCGTGCTCGACACTGCGGATGCAGCCGTTTTCACGGTCGGCGTCC
It encodes:
- a CDS encoding DUF2868 domain-containing protein is translated as MTALTPLQKLWLTETVRLREEHAGPLDDLEANRLARTAGGDLSTRIQNRALHLAERDGLRAALTRWLQGARLALVLLAIVAVVSGAGLAFAALGNGLAPVNVFWALGSLLGLNLILLLSWALGLLFAGEHSASLGRLWLWLSEKFARDAKAAQLAPALLLLLQRQKLNRWAVGVLVNSLWLLALLSALVILLTLLATRRYGFVWETTILGADTFVAVTQALGSLPALLGFNVPSVEMIRASGDSALNIDSARQAWAAWLVGVLLVYGLLPRLILALLCLWRWKRGRAALRLDLNLPGYAQLRERLMPSSERLGVNDAAPEQLHHVSGGVSELQSAGALLVAIELDDQHPWPPKLSANVKDAGILDSRESRNKLLEQLSRFPPARLAIACDPRRSPDRGSLALIAELARSATATRVWLLQAPPGQALDAERLGDWHTALQQLELPFADCAPLNWLETGHD
- a CDS encoding dihydrofolate reductase encodes the protein MKKTLPLSLIAALGENRVIGVDNSMPWHLPGDFKYFKATTLGKPIIMGRKTWDSLGRPLPGRLNLVVSRQTDLALEGAEVFPSLEAAVERADAWAREHGADELMLIGGAQLYAQGLAQADRLYLTRVALSPEGDAWFPAFDENQWKLVSNLPNPAEGDKPAYNFEVWEKA
- a CDS encoding HAD family hydrolase is translated as MKLAPKLLVSAAFCLGLASQAFADTELKHWPAPAAKQLNEMIAANANKGNFAVFDMDNTSYRYDLEESLLPYMENKGLITRDSLDPSLKLMPFKDTADHKESLFSYYYRLCEVDDMVCYPWVAQVFSGFTLNELKTQVDELMASGKPVPVSYFEGDVVKQSEVQPPKVFTGQAELYNKLMENGIEVYVMTAASEELVRMVAADPKYGYNVKPENVIGVTTLLKDRKTGELTTARKQIAAGKYDQKANLGLELTPYLWTPATWMAGKHAAILTYIDEWKKPVIVGGDTPTSDGYMLFHDVDVAKGGVHLWVNRKDKYMAQLNGMMAKHAAAQAKEGLPVTADKNWVIVKPDEIQ